The Synechococcus sp. WH 8101 sequence CCTGAGGTTGCCGATGGCGGTTTACCCTCAGGGTCTGTGCTGTGCTCAGGCTTGGCAAGTCACTAGTGGCATCTCAGGCTGATCCCAGAGCGGCCGATCCGTTGGATGCCCATTGCATGCAACATCGGTTGAGCGGTTGGGAACGAGTTCACCAGCGGCTGTTGCTGAACGAAGGTGTGGGACGAGGCTCGGCCTTGTTCACCCTGATCGATCGGCCCATCCACTCCACGTCCTGAAGATCGGAAATGGCCTTGTTTTCGGCATTGGCGTCGGCCATGTCGACAAACGCGAAACCGCGTTTGCGACCGGTTTCGCGATCCAGAGGTAGGCTGCACTTGCTGACCGATCCGTACTCAGAAAAGAGGTGTTGAAGGTCCTCAACTTCGGCGTCGAAGGAGAGGTTGCCAACGTAAATTGTCATTCAATAAATCCAATTATGAAGCCGATTCGCTGATAGCCCTGAAGAAAGTGACTGGTCGAGTGGAGGAATGCCGAGCCCGGAAGCTCGTGAGACTCGCCGCTTGAAAGAGAAACCCGCCCGAGAGAGGTCATTGAATCGATTTCACTCTACACCCATGCATGGACGCTTGCAAGATCGTCCATTGCGAGGCGCTAGCTCTGTTCTGCTGAAGGAGCTGGCTGGCCGTTATGAAAAAGGGCCGCCTTGGCGGCGCCTTTCCCCCTCGGCACGCCAAGCAGGAGCCGCCGGCGTACGCATCCATGATGGCTTGGATCGTCAGGGCGGCTCGCAATTGCCTGAATCACCATAGATTTACGCTGAATGTATTCATTTGTGTCGCGGGATGAAGTGAGACGAAGTCGGGTTGAGAATTGCGTGATTTCCCGTTTCTTGTTGACAGCATTGCTTGCTGGTCGCCAGCCTGGGATCAGGTTTATATCGCTCTAGCAGAGGAGGTGCAGCGCACGATGGTTGAACAATCATTCAGGTATGGGGCGTCTGTTCTTCCTGTCATCTGCGACAGCCCGATGCAGATTATTGTCAAGGTGCGTGAGTACTTTGGCCTCCACTTTCAAGAGTCAATTGATCTCAGTCAGTTGCCCGCTCTCCTTGGGATTAGTCAGGACTGTCTGGATCTGAGTTTTATGCAGGCGCGTGGTATCAGCTTGTCGCAAGCCTTGCAGGAGTTCCGTCTCAACAAACTGTTCGCCGCGCTCACTGATCAGCCACGCCAAGGTCTGGGTCATGCCATTGAGGCATGCGGTCTCAGCCAGACTAAAGGTGTTGTGGCGCAATTTGAGCACGCATTTGGGATTGAAATGCCATTGTTCATGCTCACATGTCGTCGCGCAGCTGATGATCGTTTATTTCGTCAAGATCATCCCAACTCGGATGCATTGGTGCTGCCAACGTGATGCTTGTATCGCTACTGCATCCGGAGCGGCCTTGAGAGTTTTCTAACAGTATGGGTGGTCAGCGCAGCTGCTGCAGCCCAGTCATATCAGCGCCAAGGCGTTAAAAAATGCACTGGGCTCAGCAGGTGCGGTAAACCCTAAGCGGAACACCAGTGAGCGGCGGAGCTCTTAGAGCTCTGTCTCCCAAAGGCCCATGCGATCGAGCCAGGCATCGGCCTGCTCCAGATCCCAGCCGTGATCAGTTTCGAGAACGTCGGCGATGGCGATCATCAGATCAAAGAGCCGGCCCTCATAAAAACCCTGCTCAGAAGCGGTCTGCCGCAGGGCTGAGGCGAGCTGGAGCAGATCGAGTTCCGCCAGCCAATCGCCCTGTTCAAAAGCGGCGAGGGAGTGAATGGCATCAAGACCGCTGAGCGCGTCGGTCTCGTTGGTGATGCTTGAAGGAAGCACAGCGTCGTTTTGTTGGGCGGATGTGCAGGACTGCTGCGGCCAGGAGAGCAGCGGCAGGACTTTGGGGAGCAGGTTGAGTGCAGAACGGAAGAGGGCGTGCAAGGAGGAAGGCGTGAGGCCTGAAAGGGTTCCGGGGATCTGGAATCGGTTGCGTTGCAGAGGATCCGCCAGAAGCGCTGAACAGGAGGCAGACAACCAAGTCAATTCTCGCTAGTGCATGCGTACGCATTGAGGATGGCTCGCGTGACGAAGGAAAAGACACAAGTGCAGAGGCCCGTGATGGTGCCAGTGAGCGCTGACTGCGAAGGCTGGCCCTACCTGCCACCCGAACTGCTCCGGCCCAGCCGCAGCCGCCAGGTCTGCATGACCTGCCACTGGTTTCGCCATCACGCCGGCGCGAGCTGCATCACCCTGCTCTGTTGCCAGTTGCATCAGGGCCTGATCGCCCAGGGTGAACACCTCAGCCGCCGCTGTCATGGCTGGAGCGAAGCACAGGCGCTGCGGCAGGGCTGGGCGCCGGAAGTGGGGTGAGGCGGTCTGGGATTGACCCGGTTCCTCTGAGCAGGTAAGAACTTTGAAGCGATTTTGCTTTCATGTCAGAAGAGCAACTCAAAGCATTCCTGGAAGCCGTCAAGGCTGAATCAGGTCTTCAAGAGAAGCTAAAGACAGTAAAAGATGTGGATGCCGTGGTGGAGATTGCTAAGACTGCGGGCTTTGTGATTTCTGCTGAGGAAATGATGAGAGCTCAGGCAGAGGTTTCAGAAGAGGATCTGGAAGGTGTGGCTGGTGGTGTACTGTACTGTTATTCTACCTATCCTACCTCTAATTCTTACTGTACTAAATAATCCTCTGCTATTCTTCCTAGGTTTCACTCTAAGCTTACACGCTGTCAGCCCTGTATTGACAGGGGTTTACTTCCTTTTATTACCCCATTCCCACCATCAATCGGCCTCCGATACCTGGCAGCCTGCATCAAATGGAGAATTGCTGTCTGGTTTTTACAAAGGCTCCTTAGGTGCCTCCGATTTGATCGAATCGCCAACATATGGAACGTTCGGCCCCAGCCGCCAACGCCCGCAGCTTCGACCATCTACAGCTATTGGACTATTGATTGGTTCAGGACCCCCGGGCATCGCTCGGGGGGGTTAACGCGTCAGGGTTCCCGTTCGATGAATAGACAGGAAGGGCCTTGATGCTGAAGCGCTGCTTGAATCTCCTGCTCCACCGTGGTTGTATCGCGCAACCAGCTTGTGCGAGCGCCGTAGCCACGGGCAATGGATTGCAGGTCAAGTGCCGGATCATCAAAATCAAGACCAATAAATTGAGCCTGATCGAAACTTGTATTGAGGGCTCCACACCAAAGGTCTTTCAGGATTCGGTACTCACGATTCACAAAACAAACGAACACCACAGGGATGCGATAACGCGCAGCGCTCCAGATGGAGTGGATTGAAAACTGAGCGCCTCCATCACCCACAAAACATACCGCAGGCTGCTTCGAACCCAGTGACAGGCCTACACCCAGTGGCATCGCCCAGCCCAGACCACCCCCACGGGGTGCGAAATGAACGTTGCTGAAGCCCAGTGTGATGGCCATCCGCTGGACCAATGCATCTTCTGAAGACCCTTCGGTGATGAGGTGACACTGGCGTGGCAGCTGCTGCAACACATCCAGTATCAGGGCGTCACTTGCATGAGCTCCATGATCTGGATACTCCGCCCGCAGTTGAGCCAACAGCGTGGCGTCATCGCACTGAAAACTGGGTAACGCAGGAGCAGCGAGCTGATCGACCAAAGCCTTCAAGCAGGCGCCCACATCGCCCAGAACCGCGAGGTCACAGGGGTAATCGAAACCCAACTGGCGCGTTGAGGGAGCGAGATGGAAGATCTTGAGGTTGGCCGGAATGGCCTGTTCGCCATTGAAGGTGAAGGTGTCGATCTTCTCGCCGAGTAACAGCAGGCGTTTGTATTGGCTTAAGAGCTTCCGGATCTCACGGGTTGTAGCTGGCAATTGCCCCTTGTAGTTGGGATGCAAGGGATCCACCACGCCCTGCACATGGAATGGTGCTGAATACAGATCGGCTTGCAGATGAGAGGCCAGCTGGCTGAGGTGCGTCACAGCACCTGATGCCCCCACGGCGTAGTCGGCCACGATGGCCATGGGTCCAGCGTCAGGGTCACGCAATGCATGGGCGAGCTGATGCAGGCCGGCTGGCACCACGTCATCAAGCACTGTTGTGCGCCGCAGCCCCACCTCAGCCATCGGTTCCTGCATGAAATTCATGGGAACTGAGAGAAAAACCGGACCACTCGGTTGAAGACGGGCCTGTAGCCAACAGCGCTGCAGGGCAATCGGAAGATCTTCCGCCTGCGCAACCTCAAAGCTGTATTTGGTGGCTGTTTCAGCCAGTTGGGCGTTGGGGGCTCCCAGTACTGGGTTATGGATCAGAAAACGGGAGTCCTGTTGACCATTCATCACCAGCAACGGCACCCCCGAGAGAAGGGCGTTGCGCATGTTGAACAAACCATTCGCCAAGCCCGGGTAGGTGTGGAGACTCACGATCGCGGGCTTGCGGGTCGCCATGGCGTATCCCGCTGCAATCCCCACGGCACTCGATTCGTGAAGCGCCAAGAGGTATTGAGCCTTGGAGCGCCCCACCGCATCGAGAAATGTGGTTTCTGTGGTTCCTGGATTGCCGAAGACGTATGAGATTTCTTCAAGATCCAGAAAATCGCGGATCAGATCGCCTCCGGTGTAGGTCATCAGAATTCGAGCTCAGCTTGCTTGATCGCACCTTAGAAGCCTTCACCGTTTACGGCAGCCCAGATGTATTTGGTATTACATCAAAAAACCGCCACTGTTGTTTCCTGACGACCGGTTTGACTATCGCATAGAGGAATGTAACATAATGTTGCTTTGTATTGCTGGGCGATTCCTCGTTTTGCTCATTTCTTTGAGTGTGGCTAGTTTCCGGTTGAACACGACAAGGCTTTCTTGAGCATGGCCCCAAGCCGCTTGGCAATGTTCGTCCAGCCGCCATTATTTATTTATGTCTTTTAAGGATCTCAGGGCTTTTCTGGCCAAGCTTGAGGAAGAGGGGCAGTTGCTTCGCATTCAGGAAGCAGTGTTGCCGGAGCCCGATATCTCGGCAGCTATGAGTGCTAATAATAAAGGCTTTGGCGAGACGGCGCCAGCTTTGTTGTTTGAGAATATTAAGGGCTACACCGAAGAGACGTGTTTGGCGGCAAATGTTCATGGCTCATGGCCGAATATTGCGCTTGCTTTTGGAATGCCCAAAAATACGCCACTGAAGCAACTTGCTTCAGAGTTTAATCGTAGATATCAAAACTTCTCGAAAGGCTGTATCGAGGAGCGGGAATCTGCGCCATGGCAGGAGAATTGCCTCGAAGGGGATGCAATCAACCTATTTGCATTGATGCCCCACTTTCGCCTTAATTCTGGAGATGGAGGGCTGTACATCAACAAGGCCTCCATTGTGTCACGGCATCCGGATCACATGGATGACTTTGACCAGCAGAATGTGGGGATGTACAGGTTGCAGGTTAAGGGGCCTAGGCATCTGAGCATCCAGATGGTGCCCGATCATGATATTGCTGTTCACTTCAAAGCCGCTGAAGAAAGCAATCGGCCGCTTGACATTGTGATCTCGATAGGCAACGAGCCGCTGCTTCCGCTGGTGGCCAGTATGCCATTGCTTTATGGTCAAGATGAATACAATATGTGCAGTGCTCTCAGTGGAGAGCCTTATCCTGTTGTCACCCTGGATAGCAAATTACAGGCGCCCTGGGGTGCTGAATATGTTCTCGAGGCGAAGATCTTGCCCCGTGTTCGAGAGCCCGATGGTCCCTACGGAGAGTTTACGGGGCATCTTTCGGGTATTCGCAATATGTGCAGCGTCGAGGTGACGAGGGTTTATCACCGTACCAAGCCGCTCTATGAGTACTGCGCCATTGGCATGCCATGGACAGAGATCGACTACATGTTCTTGAACACAAGTCCTGCTCTCTATGTGCAACTTAAAGAGAAGTTTCCCGAGGTCGTCGCTGTTAATGCCTTGTATACCCACGGCCTTGTGGTGATCGTTTCGACAGAGATGCGCGTTGGTGGTTTTGCTAAAACAATCGGAATGTCTGTCTTGCAGACGCCACATGGAACCGGTTACGCCAAGGTTGTGATCGTCGTTGATGCCGATGTGGATCCTTATAACCTTCCGCAAGTGATGTGGGCGCTGTCAACTAAGTTCAATCCGAAGTTTGACTGTGTGATTATTCCGGGTTGCTCAATCCTGGCATTGGACCCTGGCTCCGATCCTGTTGGCATCTCTCACAAAATGATTCTCGATGCGGCGACACCCGTGCCGCCCGATGATCACGGAGATTATTCCATGCAAATCAAGGATCCTCCTGAGGCCCAGGATTGGCTGCCAAAGCTTCAAGAGCTGATGCAGTCCATTTCGTCATCTGCCGTTTAACCTCGAGTCATGCCAGATCCAGACTTCGCAACTTGCCCTCGCTGCAATTGCAAAACAACGGAGGTTCAGTTCCGTTCACCCGTTCATGGGGCCTGGGAACTCTACCGATGCACCACTTGCATGTTTACGTGGAGAAGCACAGAGCCAGCTTCAATGACCAATCCTGACCTTTATGACCCAGTCTTTAAGATTGATCCCAATGATCTTTCCAGCTTCCCTGTGATGCCAGCGATTCCCCCACTCAAAGACAATACCCGCCGGGAGGCCAAGCAATGACGATCTCACTGCAGCACAGCATCAACGTGAAGGCTTCGCCCGCCGAGGTATATCAAGCGCTCACAAACCTCGACCAAATTGCTCGATGGCACTGCGGTCAGGTGAATGGAGAGGTCGCGATTGGTCAAACTCTGACGCTGGAGAGCGACGAAGGGCCGACATTCACTTGGACAACACGCGAGCTGATTCCTAATTCTAAGATTGTCCAAGAGTGCACACAGGGCCCTGGTTCTTCGACCGGTAAAGCCCTTACTTTTCAGCTGCGTGCGTCAGGCCAACAATCATCGATTGAGTTGAGCCATGACGGCTGGGATCCCGCTGATCCGCATCTCCCTAGGTGTAATACGCATTGGGGGCATGTGCTTCATCGGCTGAAGGCTTACGTCGATCAATAGGCAGGGCAAGGTCTGCGCGACAGCGCTCAGTCCGTCGCACTGAGCGCCATTGAGACTTGACTGGTGGGCCTGCTCAGATGTTCATCAAAAGCCCCGGGTGATCACCCGGGGCTTTTGATGAAGTGATTTTTTTGTGAGATGCCTCAGCCCTTGCTCGCCCGCACTTCCCAGAAGGCAGCGCTGAGGCTGTAGCTGGCCAGACCGCTCTGCTGTTCGTAGCGCTGACGGGCCTTGAGCTGACATTCGATCTCCTTGCAATCGATCGAGTAGCTCCACTGCTTGCGGCCCTGTCGCCGGTTGAGGACAAGGTCTGGAGTGATCTGATAGCCGTTGCCGTCCTTGCCGGCTGGGAGCGTTTGGTGCAGGTCGCCGCGTAGGTGAGCCAGACGCAGCTGTTCGTTCAGTTCCTTCTGCTCGGCGGCGAGCAGTTCCTGCTGCTGTTTCACCTCAAGCAGCCGGCTGATGCAGCTGGTGAGAGCCTCGGCGGAAAAACGCGGGTCCATGGCTCCAGCGCTGGCGGGGAGAACTCCCGCGTTGGCCAGGAGAAGCAGGGCATCCGGGGTCCCCGGTGCGGGTGATGCCGCGGCCTGTGCTCCAGACGCCAAGACCCTTGAGGCGCGCCTCGGTTTCCAGGCGGCTGTAGGTCTGCCGGTCACAGCCTTTGATGTACTGCCAGTAAACAAACGCTGCTCTTGAGGCCACCAGGGCCTGGTTGATGTTGCGCCCACCGCGAGTGATCTCGGCAATGGAGCGCCCGTAGCGATCGGTGGTCTTGATGCGCAGATCGATGCCACTGCCGATCGGAACCAGGGCTTAGAGCGCCTGGCTGGCCTGGGCGCCATGGGGTTTCTGGCTGCTCTCCAGCGCGTCGATGCAGGCAAGGCGGATGGTGATCGTCTGCCCCGCCTTGCGCACCCTGAGGGTGTCGCCATCGCCGACCGACACCACGTTGGCGGGGGCTGCGTGGACCTGCCAATCACCAAGCCCTACGAGCAGACAGGCGCCAAGCAGGGGGCCGAGCAGAGTTCGGAACCGTCTTCTCAAGGCCGATCCGTGCTCTGCTCGAGGCTGGGTTCCGTGCGCTCCAACAACAACTTCAGCGTCCGGTTCTGACGCTCGAGCAGCACAACAAAATCACTGACGATCGCCGCGAGGAGGGCCAGCCAGATCGCTCAGGTGATGAGCACCAGCCGCCAAGGATCGGAACCTGCCATTGCAGGCACGGGCCAGGAGGGCAGGGCGCGGCGCTCGGTTCCAGCGCTCGGCGTGTGGCCAGAGGTGGTGGTGGAGTGCTGCTGCCCGCTGAGCACCAGCTCCAGGACCCGATCCGCTGTCACGGGCACCAGAGCGGAGCAGGCCTCGGCGTCATGACCTGCTCGGCCAGCAATTCGCGGCAACGTTGTAAGCCACCACCGGCCCAGAACAGACCCCAGGCCCGGTTATCGAGTTGCAGCGCCACCCAACGGTGCGGCCGGGCGTCATTGCGGATCAGCTGCGCTGCGCTCCTCAGAACACCAGGGCATCCCGGATCCGTTGGATTGCCTTCAGAGGAATCGCGTTCTCGATCAGCTTCTTGTGGCGTTTGACGGGATGGTCGGTCATGGGTTCAGACAGGGCGGGTCAGGCGGTTGAGACGCAGAGCGCTCACCGAGGCGATGGCTTCAAAGTCGGCGTCAAAGGTGACCAGCACGGCGTTGTGGTGCAGGGCTACTGCGGCTATCAGCAGATCCAGGCTCAGCAACGTGCGGCCGATCTGACGGCAGGCTTGGCCAAGATCGATGGCCCGTTGCCAGAGGTTCTCTGGGGTGGTGAGCAGGGGCAAGCTGGCGAACTGGGCCTGCAGCTGGCGAGCCTCCCGCCCCGTCGCGGCGCGGAGCACCTCGAAACGCACCGGTTCAGCCAGGTGGGCTGTGGGATCCAGCACATATGGCGCAATGAATTGCTTCAGGGCTAGCGGGCTGCGGCTCCGGGTGAAGTCGATCCAGAGGCTGGTGTCAACGAGCAGGGTCATGAACTGAGCTCCTGAGCGCGCCTTCGTTCGCGCTCCTGGTCGGCCTCATAGGTGTCCAACTCCACCCCCCACTCACCGTTGAGAAACTTCTGGGCAATCCGAGCCCTGCGCCGCAGCTGCAGGGCCTCCTCCATCAGACGGCGGATGGCGGGCCCCTTCTTGCGCTCGCCCGTCAGGTCAAGGATTTCGCTCATCTCAGAGTCTGATAGCTCAACGGTAACTTTCATGGTTCGGGTCTCCTAGAATCGGACTTTGAGGTCAGCATGGCAGCCCTTGTCAATGCGGTGCCCTCCCAGCCGCCAGCAGCAGCTGTTGAATCCCAGTGGCGAGAAATACCTGGATGAGACAACCGAGAAGTGAGTGGTTGTACTGATCGCGGCCCAAGTGCTGCATCGATCACAACAGGGCCCGCGGATCCGGACTAGACAATCCTGAGACGCCTGAGACTCATGCCTGCCTTTGCTGTGGCCTGCACCCCGCGCGGGTCTTCGATTGAGCGGTTGCAGGCTGGTCGCTACCGGGTCTGCGACACCGACCATCACTGCCGGGAGGTGGAGGACGTCTGGACCGCCTTTGAGCTGGTGCGGGAACTGGAGCTCGAGGGTGCACCGCTGAGCGACACGACCCTTGCTGAGAACAGCTGATGCCAGACGAGCGCCGCTATCGCCTCACCGATGCTGCGATGCAGCCCCACCCTTATCTGGATGTTGATTACCCGTCTCTGCAGGAGGCCCTGGATGCGGCACGCCGATGGAGCCGCAACCGGACCCTGGATCTTTATCAGGCCTCGATCGGCGTGGAGGTGAGCACCGAGCGGGGGGATTGGCGCACCCTGATGCTGCCGACCGAGATCCAGCAACTGGACCTGATCAGCAAGGGGTGAGGCGCCAAAAGCGTCGCCGATCACAACAGCTCAGCGGTTCCGTCGTGAGCTTCTGTCCAGCGGGGCGATGCTGCTGAATTGATTTCTGAAAACTGTCTGTGATTGCGTACAAAACCGAATTGCGGGCGTTTTTGATGGCTCGCAGTCAATGCTTGAGCACGGGAGAGACCTACCGCGTGCTTGACCACAACGGTGATGTGACCAGCGAGGTCACGTTCGCGGAATGCAAGCGCCAGCTGGGGGCGCGGTAGCGATCGGCACATCGGCGCGGTTTGCCGGAGCCCAAAGATCAAGGTTCACGCATCGATGGCCGATGGCTGAGTTTGCGATGCTGAGGGGTGGTGCGATGGCGTCAATCGAGCAGGAGCTGGAGTGAGGGGCTTGTGTCGAGCTGTCCTGATCTGCAAGGTTGAAGAAGGATCCTTTGCGGAGAGCATGAACAGGAGCAGGCGCTTGGGGTGGAGCACCGTCGCTGCGCTGGGCCTGATGCTCTCGATGGCGAGTTACCTGGTGCTCCAGGATGGTGCACTGCCCAAGAAAAAGAAGCCGGTGGCGGTGATCACCAGCAAAGAGATTGTCAAGAAGACCGGCCGCCAGTGAGCTGAGGGGATCAGCTTTGATCAACCAGTGCCAGCTAGGTCGGATGCTTGACCGTGACTTCCAGGGAAGTCACGCCACTACGTGTCCAGGGCCGCCTAAAAGTCTGTCCCTGTAGTCCTTGGCGGGCCTGTCACCATTGGGTTTCGTCAGCGGGTCTCACCGCTCCCGATGCCCGAAACCGCCTCCGTTGCAGCTGATCTGAGCGCACCGGATGATCTGATCAACTTTCTCAAGGCCATTCCCGACGGCCGCTACCGGCGTGGCGTGCGTTACCCGCAGTGGTTCCTGCTGTTGGTGGCGGTGCTTGGGATCCTGAGCGGCTGCAGGAGCTCTCGCGATCTGGAGGCTTTTGCCAAGCGGCACCGGGAGGCGCTGAACCAGGCCCTGGACCTGAACTTCAAGCGCTGGCCGTCAGATGCCACCTTCCTTTACCTGTTCAATAAGGCGCATCTTCAGCAGTTTGGCGAGGTGCTGCAGGCCTGGATGATCAGCCAGATCCCAGGTGGCGCCGAGGGTCTGGACCAACTGGTCTGCGACGGGAAAACCCTGCGGGGCTCCGCCATCGAGACAGATGACGGCAACCACCGGTTCGTTGCCCAGGTCACCGTCTACGCCCGAGCCCTTGGGGTGGCGTTGGCCCAGACGACCTATGACACCCACGAGTCCAGTGAGAAGGCAGCGCTCAAGGAGCTGCTCAGCACGCTTGATCTCAATGGCGTCCTGATCCAGGCCGACGCACTGCACACGACACAGGCGTTTTTCGCTGGTGCCTGGAGCAGGGGGCCGACCTCCTGTTGACCGTCAAATCCAACCAAAAGATCCTGTACCGGCAGATCGGCTGCCAGTTCGAGGGAAAGCGCAAGATCCCTTTTGCAGCAACGGATGTCGAGAAGCGGCACGGACGCCAGACACGCTGGGAACTCAAGGCCAAAGAGGCGCCAGAGCACATCAAGGCGAACTGGCCAGGCAGCGCCTGGATCGTGGAGGTGATCACCAGCAGCACGACCCTCAAAGGCAAGCGGGACATCGCCTGCCACAGATTCATCACCAGCCTGCGCACCACACCAGATGCTCTGCTGCGACTGGTCCGTCAGCGATGGAGCATTGAGAACGAGTGGCACTGGGTGCGCGATACGCAGCTCGGTGAGGACGCACACCGCTACACCAATCGGACCGGTGTCGGCGTGTTCTCCTTCCTGCGAACCGTGGTGATGAACCTGCTGCGCCGTGGTGGCTATCGCTCAATCCGCCAGGGCTTCCGGGAGCTGGCCTACGACATCAAAGGGATGCTGGCGTTGGGTGGGGTTCGGCTCGCGCAGGCGAATTCCGAATGACTTTCAGGCAGCCCTGACTACGTGTCCAGAGAGCGGCGCAGCGTGTAGTAGTGGAACACCATCCCGCCCGATCCATCTTGGTGGATCACATGGGTCACCAGCTCCCAGCCCTCCTTGCCGAGTGAGTCGAACAGCTGCGGAACGGTTGGCATCGTTTTGCTGTCTGCCCAGCGTGTCAGGCGTTCACCGTCCACATCGAGGACGTCGATCTCCTGCGTGATGCCACGCCCCCTGTAGTTGAGGCGAATGTGCTTGTAGCGCCACTGGGCCATGATTTGCTCGTCTCCGATCGGGTGGACTACCAGGCGATGGTCTGCAGCGGATCTTCCGGCTCGTTGGGCTTCTGAAACACCCCCAGGTTGCCCGCCTGGGCCTGATTCTCGATCGTGATCGCTGCGCCACCCACCACGTCCTCCAGCTCCTGGTCCGAGACGGTGGAGTGTTGTGCGGGGGGATCGGTACTTCGTTGTTCAGTCATGGGCGCATTCGGTGCCGCTGATTCCACATTGCCCCATCCGGCCGATCTCCCCTTTGGAGCGACACCATCCTGGCGATACCCCGACGCCATATTGCTGGCGGCCGAACGGGATGGAGAGGCGTCAACTTTCCTGGCAGAGGGGGGGGGGTTGAGTTCACAGACTCTCGAGCAACCGCTTCAGGCGCACCAGTTGGTAGCGGTTGGTGCCTGAGGGCGTTGCGTCGTAATTCGCCTGATGCCAGCGGCGTTGGGCCTCAAGGCCGCGACGCACAGGTTGATGTCAAGGCACCAA is a genomic window containing:
- a CDS encoding galactose oxidase, producing the protein MQRPVMVPVSADCEGWPYLPPELLRPSRSRQVCMTCHWFRHHAGASCITLLCCQLHQGLIAQGEHLSRRCHGWSEAQALRQGWAPEVG
- a CDS encoding UbiD family decarboxylase, whose translation is MSFKDLRAFLAKLEEEGQLLRIQEAVLPEPDISAAMSANNKGFGETAPALLFENIKGYTEETCLAANVHGSWPNIALAFGMPKNTPLKQLASEFNRRYQNFSKGCIEERESAPWQENCLEGDAINLFALMPHFRLNSGDGGLYINKASIVSRHPDHMDDFDQQNVGMYRLQVKGPRHLSIQMVPDHDIAVHFKAAEESNRPLDIVISIGNEPLLPLVASMPLLYGQDEYNMCSALSGEPYPVVTLDSKLQAPWGAEYVLEAKILPRVREPDGPYGEFTGHLSGIRNMCSVEVTRVYHRTKPLYEYCAIGMPWTEIDYMFLNTSPALYVQLKEKFPEVVAVNALYTHGLVVIVSTEMRVGGFAKTIGMSVLQTPHGTGYAKVVIVVDADVDPYNLPQVMWALSTKFNPKFDCVIIPGCSILALDPGSDPVGISHKMILDAATPVPPDDHGDYSMQIKDPPEAQDWLPKLQELMQSISSSAV
- a CDS encoding PIN domain nuclease, which gives rise to MTLLVDTSLWIDFTRSRSPLALKQFIAPYVLDPTAHLAEPVRFEVLRAATGREARQLQAQFASLPLLTTPENLWQRAIDLGQACRQIGRTLLSLDLLIAAVALHHNAVLVTFDADFEAIASVSALRLNRLTRPV
- a CDS encoding thiamine pyrophosphate-binding protein, whose amino-acid sequence is MTYTGGDLIRDFLDLEEISYVFGNPGTTETTFLDAVGRSKAQYLLALHESSAVGIAAGYAMATRKPAIVSLHTYPGLANGLFNMRNALLSGVPLLVMNGQQDSRFLIHNPVLGAPNAQLAETATKYSFEVAQAEDLPIALQRCWLQARLQPSGPVFLSVPMNFMQEPMAEVGLRRTTVLDDVVPAGLHQLAHALRDPDAGPMAIVADYAVGASGAVTHLSQLASHLQADLYSAPFHVQGVVDPLHPNYKGQLPATTREIRKLLSQYKRLLLLGEKIDTFTFNGEQAIPANLKIFHLAPSTRQLGFDYPCDLAVLGDVGACLKALVDQLAAPALPSFQCDDATLLAQLRAEYPDHGAHASDALILDVLQQLPRQCHLITEGSSEDALVQRMAITLGFSNVHFAPRGGGLGWAMPLGVGLSLGSKQPAVCFVGDGGAQFSIHSIWSAARYRIPVVFVCFVNREYRILKDLWCGALNTSFDQAQFIGLDFDDPALDLQSIARGYGARTSWLRDTTTVEQEIQAALQHQGPSCLFIEREP
- a CDS encoding ISAs1 family transposase, whose translation is MTVKSNQKILYRQIGCQFEGKRKIPFAATDVEKRHGRQTRWELKAKEAPEHIKANWPGSAWIVEVITSSTTLKGKRDIACHRFITSLRTTPDALLRLVRQRWSIENEWHWVRDTQLGEDAHRYTNRTGVGVFSFLRTVVMNLLRRGGYRSIRQGFRELAYDIKGMLALGGVRLAQANSE
- a CDS encoding non-oxidative hydroxyarylic acid decarboxylases subunit D gives rise to the protein MPDPDFATCPRCNCKTTEVQFRSPVHGAWELYRCTTCMFTWRSTEPASMTNPDLYDPVFKIDPNDLSSFPVMPAIPPLKDNTRREAKQ
- a CDS encoding thermonuclease family protein is translated as MRRRFRTLLGPLLGACLLVGLGDWQVHAAPANVVSVGDGDTLRVRKAGQTITIRLACIDALESSQKPHGAQASQAL
- a CDS encoding thermonuclease family protein, with product MVPIGSGIDLRIKTTDRYGRSIAEITRGGRNINQALVASRAAFVYWQYIKGCDRQTYSRLETEARLKGLGVWSTGRGITRTGDPGCPASPGQRGSSPRQRWSHGPAFFRRGSHQLHQPAA
- a CDS encoding Nif11-like leader peptide family natural product precursor, translated to MSEEQLKAFLEAVKAESGLQEKLKTVKDVDAVVEIAKTAGFVISAEEMMRAQAEVSEEDLEGVAGGVLYCYSTYPTSNSYCTK
- a CDS encoding SRPBCC domain-containing protein, with the protein product MTISLQHSINVKASPAEVYQALTNLDQIARWHCGQVNGEVAIGQTLTLESDEGPTFTWTTRELIPNSKIVQECTQGPGSSTGKALTFQLRASGQQSSIELSHDGWDPADPHLPRCNTHWGHVLHRLKAYVDQ
- a CDS encoding ISAs1 family transposase — translated: MPETASVAADLSAPDDLINFLKAIPDGRYRRGVRYPQWFLLLVAVLGILSGCRSSRDLEAFAKRHREALNQALDLNFKRWPSDATFLYLFNKAHLQQFGEVLQAWMISQIPGGAEGLDQLVCDGKTLRGSAIETDDGNHRFVAQVTVYARALGVALAQTTYDTHESSEKAALKELLSTLDLNGVLIQADALHTTQAFFAGAWSRGPTSC
- a CDS encoding RNA-binding protein codes for the protein MTIYVGNLSFDAEVEDLQHLFSEYGSVSKCSLPLDRETGRKRGFAFVDMADANAENKAISDLQDVEWMGRSIRVNKAEPRPTPSFSNSRW